The genome window AAGACCAGCCCATATGGGTGTTCCTATAATCACCAGATCGTAATCTGATGGATCTTTCTCAATAGGTTTTAAAATGGTTAACTTACCCCTATTGGCCTGATAACCTGATTTTAACCAACCGATAATGCCGGATCTTTTTTGAGTATCATAAATTTCTTCAATATCACAGGGCATTTCACGGGCAATAGTCTGGGCAATATCTCGAGTATTACCTGTTCTAGAATAATAAACTACAAGTGCTTTCATACTAATTTATTTATTAAGTATACAATTTATAATTATATTTTAAGAGATCAAAACCAATTTATTATTCAAAAGGAGAGATGAAATAATGGTTGAAAAAAGTCCATTTCCAGAAGAATGGCAAACAGAATATCTTTCTGCATACCTCAAGGTTATGAAACTTTGGGGGGTGGAATATCAATCATATGAAGTTGAAACCAGTTTTGGAACCACGCACCTGAACTTAAGTGGCTCTGATACTAAACCTCCTTTAATTCTCCTTCATGCAGCGGCAGTAAGCTCTGTTGAATGGTATGCAAATGCTGCTGTATTGAGCCAACATTTTAATATACTGGCTATTGACACTATGGGGGATTGTGGCTGGAGCAGACCGCAAAAACAAATTAAAAGCAGGGAACAATATAATCAATGGTTATTGGAGATAATTGATCATTTTCAACTGGAAAAAATTAATATCATGGGACATTCTTACGGTGGTTGGTTGGCTTTAAATTTTGCTATGTCCAATCCTGAAAGACTTGATAAATTGGTTCTTTTAGCCCCTGCAGCTTCTATCACTTCTTTTAAATTATTTATGCAGATAGCTTTAAGAATGCCAAATTTACCGATTATGCCCTCAACTGAAAAAACCCTGAAAATGATGGCCCACCGCGATTATCAGCCACCAAATGAATTTATAACATTTATGGATATTGTTAATAAACATTGCCGTCCTAAGATGGTTTTCCCAACCGTTTATACGGATAAAGAACTGCAGAGCGTAACCACACCCACATTACTACTGGTGGGTGATGAAGAAAAGATTTACTCTCCATTAAAAGCTGTTGAAAGAGCAAGAAAAAATATTCCTAATCTCAAATCAGAGATAATTATGAAAGCGGGCCACACTTTGAATATGGAACAACCGGATATAGTGAATTCAAAGGTAATTCAATTTTTAAATAAATAAACTCCTCTTTTTTAGAACTTTTCTAGAAGAAAACCCACTTCTTCATCCATACTCAAATCCTTGAAGAATTCCAGTTCCGCTTTTTTTACTGCAATATATGCCTTGGAAAGTCGGCTTCCCATAGAATCAAGTATGATTTGGTCATTTTCAAGATTTATAATGGCTTGTTTTAAATCGGAGGGCAATGCTGCAACATTTTGAGTCTTCAAATCACCTGATGAAAGATCTCCCGGGTCTTCCTGGATGGGTTCAGGTAGCTTCGTCTGGTTTATTATGCCGTCAGTTCCTGCAGCTATCACCGCACCCATGCAAAGGTAGGGATTTGAACTGGCGTCAATAGTTTTCACTTCAAAGTGTTGAACTGCTCCTTTTCTTTCAGATATGACTCTTATCGCGGCCTCACGATTATCCATTCCCCAGCACTGATATGCTCCACTCCAGCTGTGGGGCTGTATACGCCTGTATGAATTACACGTGGGTGTGGTTAACGCCATAATTGCCGGTAAGTGTTTCAAAATTCCTGCAATGAAATGCTTACCTTTGAGGGAAAGCCCATAACTATCCTCACTACTGCCTAAAATGTTTTCCCCATTTTCCCAGAGACTTAAATGGAGGTGACAGCCACTACCTGATTTATCTGGAAATATTTTTGGCAAAAATGAAGCTGTTTTATCATGTTTTCTGGCCACGGCCTTTGTGGTTTCTCTGAAAACAATCTGATTATCAGCTGTCCGCATTGCATCTGAATATTTTATTGTTATCTCCTGCTGCCCGGGACCGGCTTCAGGATAGTATTGTTCCACAGTAATACCCTGAGATTCTAGAGATTTGACTAATTCCATTACAAAGTCCTGATTTATATCCATTGACTGTGTTGATGCAAAAGGAGTTTTATCCACACATAACAATTCATTTATTTCTACTTTAGAACCTGTAAAAAGATAAAACTCGTTTTCAAATGATCCTTTTATTTGGATACCTATCTCTTTTGTTTTCTCTATCATCTTCTTTAAATATCCACGAGGACAATAATCCCACATTTCACCTTTTAACATCATATTCCCCATCATCCTACCTTGTTGGGGTGCGTATGGGAGTTCGCTCAGCGTAGAAATATCTCCTTCAAGTTGAATTTCACCCACAGGTGATAAACCGGCGTCCGGGACTACTCCATCATACATAACTGGAACTCCCTGTTGTGCTGAGCTTATACCGACTCTTAATGGAAAATTAACTTTTTTGTTAATATGTATTGCTTTGGCACGGATTATATTAGCATTATCACACCATAATATCCGTATAAAATCTAAATCCTCTTGAAAGTTTAGTTTAGATGAACCCATAGTATTCTTATCTGATTTAAATGCATATTATATTTTTTCAGATAACTTATTCTGGGATTGATACAAAAATTTAATCTTATTGCTTTTTATAAATATTACATATACTCAGGTGTTGATATGAAGGAGCCCCATTCTAAAGAAAATCTCGATGAGACAATTAACTGGATTAAAAGAGGAAATGATTTTTTTATAAAGGGGGAATATAAAGAAGCCCTTTTTGCATATGATCGCGCTTTAGAATTGGATCCGGAGAATAGTAAGATTTGGGACAATAGGGGTGTTGTTTTAGCTGATCTTGGATGGCATAATGAGGCAATAGAGTCTTTTGAGATAGCACTTGATTTGGAACCAGATAATTCAAAAGCATGGTCTGATATGGGGGTGTCTTTGGCTGCATCTGGCAGATTTGACGAAGCTGTCAACTGCTTTAACCATGCTATTGATTTAAACCCCAAAGATGATGAAGCATGGAATAATCGGGGAACTGCATTATTCAGTATGGCACAATATGAAGAGGCATTAAATAACTTTAACCAGGCCCTAAAAATTAACCCTAATAATTCGGGAGCTTGGGCTGGTAAAGGATCATCTTTACGCTTTTTAAATAGATATCAAGAAGCCATTGAAGCACTTGAAAAATTTATGGAGAATGCTCCCCCAGAATTGGCTCATACTCGCGAAGAAGCATGGGCAATGCTTTTAGATATAAAATTAATTTTAAAAAGAGAAGATCAGACAAAGGAATAGTAAATACTGTAATAATTTGTATTTTAAAAAATCAAATCCCATTACTTGTAAAATATAAAAGTAAAGCTTCCAGAGTTAGAAAAAAGGGGTTGTTAGGAGTGAAAATGGGAGGTGCTAATCTCTGGAAGCTAATTTTTCAGAACTTTCAACAAAAAAAGAATATTTAACGTTGAAAGATCAATTGGGGGGTGATGTGTGCATACTACACACAATTCTATATGTACAAGCAATCATATATAAAGTTATCGTTTCTATTGTATATTCTGCTATTCTGGCCTTCAATATAAAATAAATTATCTTAAACCTGTTTCAAGTTAAAAAAAATTCATTTAAACATACTATAAATTTATTAATCTTATAAAATGTGATAAATTATGGAAAAAACAGATCCAGTTCAAGGGCCAATATTTATAGGGCGTAGTTGGGAGGAATATCTAAAAATGTTTGATTTAAAATTGGATAAACTACAAGATAAACGTATTTTGGACTGTGCAGCGGGAGCAAGCTCATTCACACAATATATGTCAAAAAAAGGTTTTGATAGTGTAGCAGTTGATATTTTGTATGATAAAGACCCATTATTTTTATATAAAAAGTGTAATGATCATCTGAAAGCTCTGATAAATGCTCTGAAAGAAATTCAAGATGAATTTGTCTGGAACTTCTTTAAAGACCTAAATGATCTTTAAAGTCGTAGAATACAGTCTTGTAAAGATTTTACTCTCGATTATTCTCAAACAAAAGGAAAAAGATATTTAAAAGCTGATTTATTGGATTTGCCTTTTTCAAAAGATAGTTTTGATATAGTGTTGTGTGCCCACCTATTATTTATTTATGACCATAGGTTGGACTGGGAATTCCATAGAAATGTGGTGGAAGAAATGATTAGGGTAGCAAAGGATGAGGTTCGAATTTATCCTCTGGTAAAACATAAAGGTGAGAAATCTGCTTTTGTTGAAAAAATAATTAATGCATTTTCTAGTAAGCACCAAATAAATGTGGTCAAAGTGGATTATCAATTCCGCAAAGGTGGGGATGAAATGATGCAGATAATAAAAAATGTATGAATATATAAAAGATTTATAAATTTTGCAGATTATAGTACCAATATGAATAATCAAAATGGGGAAAAATATTTTGATGAATATCCTCTAAAAATTAAGATAAGGGATAAAAACAGGCTTGAAACGTTTATTGATGGAGTATTTGCCATCGCAATTACCCTTCTAGGATTGGAATTTGTTACTCCTGTTGTTTATCACTCTGATCAAGCATTGATTGGATTTTTTAGTAATTTACATCCTTTATTTTTAGGATATTTTCTGTCTTTTCTCCTTTTAGGTATTTTACTGAATATACATCACAGGCAGTTTCGCTATATGCGGTGTGCAGATACCACTAACTGGTGGATAAATATAATTCTTTTATCATTCATTGTTTTGGTTCCATTTGCTACATCAATCTGGACGGACTATCCCGAAACTAGAGTGGCTGTTTTGTTTTTCCAGATAAACATGTTGATTGCCAGCTTGATGCTACTAATTAACTGGGAATATGTTAAAAGACGTCCGAAACTTCTATTTAAGAATGTAAGTCCGCAGGATATTAAAATAATTAGTTATCGTAACTTAGCAGTCCCAGTTGCTTCTTTAATTGCCATATTTTTGGCATTTATAAACCCATTTTTCAGCAATCTAGCTTATGGGTTTATTATTATAATTTTCTTTTTAGCTAACCGCCACCAGCGGGTTTTAATTAAAAAAGTTGATAAAAATCGCGGTAATGGTTAAATAAATTGGATTTTAATCCCCAATTTCTTTTACTATTGCTTGATGCATCCTTTTAATGAATTCAATTCTTTCTTCATATTTTAAAACATCCAGGTACCCCTGAGCTACTAAATTAAAAGCAAATGGTGAAGGAATTTTGGTGTTTATTTGCTTTATTTCCATCTGTCCACTTTCTATCCACTCTAAAACTCTTTTGGCATTATTAACATCCATATAATCTTCGATCACTTCTCGCCGGGCTTCTTTTAATATGGAAAAATCTTCATCCAGGTCCTGAACAAATTTAAGTAAAATTTTACCTTTTACTTGCTGCCTACCCACAGATTTTTCCTGTCCCTTATACCGGCGTAAAATCATCAGGGATCTCCCAGCACAGTGCCTAAATCGACCAGCCAGAGTTTCAGTTTTATCTATGGCTTTAATAAGAATAGCCACCAAATTCTCTGAATTCAATTCTTTAAAACCTTCAAGTCCACTGATTTTTCCTTCAGAACTTAAATAGAATCCGTTATCTGAAACAGATATCATAACATCTCTTTTATATTTTTTAGCAATCACATAGGCCACTGCCCGAGAAAGGGCGTCATTCACCCTGCGGCCAAATAGACTGTGGAATACTACAAATTTACGACCTCCAAAACCAGTGTAAAATTCCACCAGTAATTTACGGTTGCTAGGGATCTGAGCATATAAAAACTGTTCTCTAAAATATTGATAAATGGAATGGGCTGCATTGTAATCGACATAAAGATATTCATGAATGAAATCTAAAAATTCTTCTTTGCTTCTATTGTATTGGAACTTCCCTTCCATTATAGCACGAAAACGTTGTATGTCGAGTGCCAGATCAAATGCAAGGGGTAATTGTTCTGAAAACCAGGATGGTATGGTGGGTGGTCCTGATGAGGGGCTCACATTCACACTCATTCCTCGAGCATAATTAAACCGGTAAATATTCCCTCCCAGTACAAAGGTATCTCCTTTTCGAAGTTTCTCCATAAAATCTTCTTCTACTCTCCCTACTACTTTCCCTGCACACTTCACCACAGCAGCGGTACGGTCTGGAATAGTTCCAATGTTTGTAGAATATAACATTCTGGCCAGCTTACCTCTTTTCCCAAACTGGTTCTCATCATAGTCCACCCAGATTTTAGCATATACGTAACGTTCCTCTAGACTGGTATATTCTCCAGCCATGTAACTCAAAACGCTTTTAAAATCATCTTGGGAAAGATTTTTATAGGGATAACTCTTTTTTATAACATCATAAGCATAATCAATATCCCATTTATGTTCAATGGCCATTCCATATATGTGCTGGGATAAAACATCCA of Methanobacterium alcaliphilum contains these proteins:
- a CDS encoding flavodoxin family protein, with the protein product MKALVVYYSRTGNTRDIAQTIAREMPCDIEEIYDTQKRSGIIGWLKSGYQANRGKLTILKPIEKDPSDYDLVIIGTPIWAGLPSVPIRTYLVENKDKFQKVAFFATYGSSGFSKTIEAMSEICGMDAVQTMGIKEEDMKKQTCDCKIDPFVRDISN
- a CDS encoding alpha/beta fold hydrolase; the encoded protein is MVEKSPFPEEWQTEYLSAYLKVMKLWGVEYQSYEVETSFGTTHLNLSGSDTKPPLILLHAAAVSSVEWYANAAVLSQHFNILAIDTMGDCGWSRPQKQIKSREQYNQWLLEIIDHFQLEKINIMGHSYGGWLALNFAMSNPERLDKLVLLAPAASITSFKLFMQIALRMPNLPIMPSTEKTLKMMAHRDYQPPNEFITFMDIVNKHCRPKMVFPTVYTDKELQSVTTPTLLLVGDEEKIYSPLKAVERARKNIPNLKSEIIMKAGHTLNMEQPDIVNSKVIQFLNK
- a CDS encoding glutamine synthetase family protein, coding for MGSSKLNFQEDLDFIRILWCDNANIIRAKAIHINKKVNFPLRVGISSAQQGVPVMYDGVVPDAGLSPVGEIQLEGDISTLSELPYAPQQGRMMGNMMLKGEMWDYCPRGYLKKMIEKTKEIGIQIKGSFENEFYLFTGSKVEINELLCVDKTPFASTQSMDINQDFVMELVKSLESQGITVEQYYPEAGPGQQEITIKYSDAMRTADNQIVFRETTKAVARKHDKTASFLPKIFPDKSGSGCHLHLSLWENGENILGSSEDSYGLSLKGKHFIAGILKHLPAIMALTTPTCNSYRRIQPHSWSGAYQCWGMDNREAAIRVISERKGAVQHFEVKTIDASSNPYLCMGAVIAAGTDGIINQTKLPEPIQEDPGDLSSGDLKTQNVAALPSDLKQAIINLENDQIILDSMGSRLSKAYIAVKKAELEFFKDLSMDEEVGFLLEKF
- a CDS encoding tetratricopeptide repeat protein, with product MKEPHSKENLDETINWIKRGNDFFIKGEYKEALFAYDRALELDPENSKIWDNRGVVLADLGWHNEAIESFEIALDLEPDNSKAWSDMGVSLAASGRFDEAVNCFNHAIDLNPKDDEAWNNRGTALFSMAQYEEALNNFNQALKINPNNSGAWAGKGSSLRFLNRYQEAIEALEKFMENAPPELAHTREEAWAMLLDIKLILKREDQTKE
- a CDS encoding class I SAM-dependent methyltransferase; the protein is MQSCKDFTLDYSQTKGKRYLKADLLDLPFSKDSFDIVLCAHLLFIYDHRLDWEFHRNVVEEMIRVAKDEVRIYPLVKHKGEKSAFVEKIINAFSSKHQINVVKVDYQFRKGGDEMMQIIKNV
- a CDS encoding TMEM175 family protein, whose amino-acid sequence is MNNQNGEKYFDEYPLKIKIRDKNRLETFIDGVFAIAITLLGLEFVTPVVYHSDQALIGFFSNLHPLFLGYFLSFLLLGILLNIHHRQFRYMRCADTTNWWINIILLSFIVLVPFATSIWTDYPETRVAVLFFQINMLIASLMLLINWEYVKRRPKLLFKNVSPQDIKIISYRNLAVPVASLIAIFLAFINPFFSNLAYGFIIIIFFLANRHQRVLIKKVDKNRGNG
- a CDS encoding ATP-dependent helicase, whose product is MITKQKKIYSEKEIYENLHPWVRDWFHKKFRNFTPAQRYAIMDIHHNKNVLISSPTGSGKTLTAFLSIISELTTLAEKGDLEDKVYCIYISPLKALDNDIEKNLEEPLSEIEELAKSHSKELGIRKAVRTGDTTQYQRSKMLKTPPHILITTPETLSILLVAPKFRDNLSHVKYVIVDEIHSLAENKRGVHLSLSMERLQHLIGSYTRIGLSATVSPLEKVAGFLVGYEYGVVRDCLIVDINYLKQLDMEVICPVDDIIAADPEEMNTAMYDMLDELITQHQTTLIFTNTRSGTESVVFNLKKRFPNDYHSDNIMAHHSSLSKELRLETENKLKEGALKVVVSSTSLELGIDIGYIDLVVLLSSPKSVSRALQRIGRSGHRLHDQSKGRIMVVDRDDLVECSLILKNALEGKIDSINIPTNCLDVLSQHIYGMAIEHKWDIDYAYDVIKKSYPYKNLSQDDFKSVLSYMAGEYTSLEERYVYAKIWVDYDENQFGKRGKLARMLYSTNIGTIPDRTAAVVKCAGKVVGRVEEDFMEKLRKGDTFVLGGNIYRFNYARGMSVNVSPSSGPPTIPSWFSEQLPLAFDLALDIQRFRAIMEGKFQYNRSKEEFLDFIHEYLYVDYNAAHSIYQYFREQFLYAQIPSNRKLLVEFYTGFGGRKFVVFHSLFGRRVNDALSRAVAYVIAKKYKRDVMISVSDNGFYLSSEGKISGLEGFKELNSENLVAILIKAIDKTETLAGRFRHCAGRSLMILRRYKGQEKSVGRQQVKGKILLKFVQDLDEDFSILKEARREVIEDYMDVNNAKRVLEWIESGQMEIKQINTKIPSPFAFNLVAQGYLDVLKYEERIEFIKRMHQAIVKEIGD